From Hydra vulgaris chromosome 15, alternate assembly HydraT2T_AEP, one genomic window encodes:
- the LOC136092462 gene encoding uncharacterized protein LOC136092462, with translation MPGNSGYYTNNKKTCPESVRFIGKEKFPKKLIMWIAISDRGMSEPLFRTSKAVAINSSIYINKCLEKRLLPFIHKYHRDFNYLFWPDLASSHYSKDSLNWMDQYVYYVEKESNPPNVPQARPIENFGGHLAQKVYEGDWQASTEQVLIDRIKLKLQEIDLNFLQSHMKGVRTKLRSIADGGVFSYKK, from the coding sequence ATGCCTGGAAATTCTGGATACTACacaaacaacaaaaagacaTGCCCAGAAAGTGTTCGTTTTATAGGAAAAgagaaatttccaaaaaaattaataatgtggATAGCCATATCTGACCGTGGTATGTCCGAGCCATTGTTTCGCACTTCCAAGGCTGTAGCGATCAATTCATCaatctatattaataaatgtttagaaaaacGACTTCTTCCATTTATTCACAAGTATCATAGAGactttaactatttattttggcCAGATTTAGCAAGTTCTCATTATTCTAAAGATTCTCTAAATTGGATGGACCAATATGTCTATTACGTTGAAAAAGAATCCAATCCCCCAAATGTGCCTCAAGCACGACCAATTGAAAACTTTGGGGGACATTTGGCACAGAAGGTTTACGAGGGAGATTGGCAAGCTTCAACAGAGCAAGTTTTGATTGATCGCATTAAACTAAAACTAcaagaaattgatttaaattttttacagtcGCATATGAAAGGCGTCAGAACAAAATTGAGATCAATTGCAGATGGTGGTGTTTtctcatataaaaaataa
- the LOC136072108 gene encoding tetraspanin-33-like has translation MRQRDSEVSLCIKYLLFFFNVFFWLIGCFISGIALWARVAYMQENNSISIFSGWNLDPAFIFLFVGVVMFLLGFCGCVGALRENICLLKFFSISLSIIFFIQLVTGVLGFVFRRKIQALVSSKLQDTIVNYRNNDNLQNLIDYSQMTFKCCGLVSYLDWQNNIYFNCSQLGPESCSVPYSCCKIDRINTYCGKKVLSDIQMTSADRETKIYTQGCIDGISQWFMEHLIVVGGIAVGIALLQVIGIVFATTLISDIRRQLAKWDQPRGWHTPLYPNDM, from the exons ATGAGACAGCGAGATTCAGAAGTAAGCTTGTGCATCAAATACTTACTCTTCTTCTTCAATGTTTTTTTCtgg ttaataggATGTTTCATAAGTGGCATTGCATTGTGGGCCCGTGTGGCGTATATGCAGGAAAATAattcaatatcaatttttagtGGTTGGAACTTAGACCCAGCTTTCATTTTCTTATTTGTTGGTGTAGTTATGTTCTTACTTGGTTTTTGTGGCTGTGTAGGAGCTCTAAGAGAAAACATTTGTTTACTTAAATTT ttttcaaTATCgctatctataattttttttatacaacttgtGACTGGAGTACTTGGTTTTGTGTTTCGACGCAag atCCAGGCTCTTGTATCTTCCAAGTTACAAGATACTATCGTTAACTATAGAAACAATGATAACTTACAAAATCTTATAGACTACTCACAAATGACA tttaaatgcTGTGGACTGGTGAGTTACCTAGACtggcaaaataatatatactttaattgCTCCCAGTTGGGTCCAGAATCCTGTTCCGTTCCATACTCATGCTGTAAAATt gatAGAATAAATACATATTGTGGTAAAAAAGTATTAAGCGATATTCAAATGACG TCAGCTGATCGTGAAACGAAGATATATACTCAAGGGTGCATTGATGGAATTTCACAATGGTTTATGGAGCACCTGATAGTTGTGGGTGGTATTGCAGTTGGTATTGCATTACTTCag GTTATTGGAATCGTGTTTGCTACAACTCTTATCTCAGATATTCGACGACAGTTAGCGAAATGGGATCAACCGCGCGGTTGGCACACCCCTCTTTATCCAAACGACATGTAA